Below is a window of Verrucomicrobiota bacterium DNA.
GCTGATGGCAACAACCTCGGCTCGGGTTTCGCCCCGATCAAGCAGGCTTACGTCAACCTCAAGGCACCCGTCGGCAACGGCCTCGACATCAAGCTCGGCGTGTTCGACACCCCGACGGGCTACGAAGTCTTCAACGCCGGCGACAATCCGAACTACACCCGCTCCTGGGGCAACACCCTCGAATCCACGATTCACACGGGCGTCCTGCTCAGCTACATGCTCGGCACCGACAACTGCATCACCCTCACCGCGGGCGTGGCGAACACTACCGACAATGTGATCAACGGCCGCGTCGCCTCCGCGCAGACGCAGAAGACCTACATCGGCGGCATCGCCATCACGGCTCCCGAAAGCGCCGGCTTCCTCAAGGGCTACTCGCTGAGCGCGTTCGTCGTGGACGGCCGCGCCACAGGCGCTGTGGCCGGGCCCGACACCACCGCGGTGTATGTCGGCGCCAGTTCGCCCGAGATTGCCGAGCGCGTGAAGCTCGGGGTCGCGTTGGACTCCTTCATGCGCAACGGCTTCACGGACACATTGACGTTCGCGGGCTACGCCTCGATCAAGATCAACGACAAGACCAAGCTCAACCTCCGAGGCGACTACCTCGACAACAACGGATCGGCGATCGCAAATGCCTCTCCGTTCGTGCCTGGCACAGTTCAGGCGTTCGGGTTGATCGCGCCAGCTACCGAATCGGCCGCCACCTCGGCGGCTCGCACAGCTGGAGCCGAAATCCTTACAACAACCATCACTCTTGATTACACGCTGTGGGAGAATGTGCTCTCTCGTCTCGAGTATCGGTGGGATCACGCGGCAAGCGGTCGAGTCGCCGGTCTCGGCCCGTTCGGTGGCGGTCGCGTCAATGCGAACCAGCTCGTCCTGAACGTCATCTACAAGTTCTAGTCCGCACCGCGGACAGCACGCCCCTTCCGGCGCAAGCCGGGAGGGGCTTTTTGTTTGAAGTGGCCGGTGGGGAGGACGGCGCAAGAGGCGGCTCGACGTCGGGAAACGGGCATTGCGGACTGCCTACTCGTCGTCGTTCCCGCCACGTCCAGAGTCGGCGCACACGCCCCGCTTGCTTGCAGCGACAAAGTCCAACATGATGGTCGCCGCCTCGCCCGTGAACGAGTTCCGCGCCTCGGCCACGGCCGCGCGGAGATTCTTCCCGCTTCGGAATAGCGCGTGATACAGCCGCTTCAACTCCATCCGCTGCTCCGTCGTATAGCCCGCGCGCCGCAGTCCGACCGAGTTCAAGCCACAGAGGACGTTGACCTCGCGCACCATGCAGAACGGGGGCAGGTCCTGGCTGGCGGCCGCGCAGCCCTGCATCAACGCCAGCGCGCCGATGCGCACGAACTGGTGCACCGCACAGTTGCCTGAGATGAACACGCGGTCCTGCACGGTGGCGTGGCCGCCGAGCAGCGCGCCGTTGGCGAGGATGATGTGGTTGCCAAGCTGCGCGTTGTGGCCGACGTGTGAATTGGCCATCAGGAAATTGTGCGACCCGATCACCGTGTCCTCGTCCAGCTTGTTCGAGCGATGCACGGTCACGTGCTCGCGAAAGACGTTGTGGTCGCCGATGCGCAAGCCCGTCGGCGCGCCGGTGTATTTCAAGTCCTGCGGCTCGTCGCCGATGACGCACCCCGCGTGGAACCGGTTCCCCGCGCCCGCGCGCAACTTTCCCGTGAGATGCGCATGAGGCCCGACCACGCAGCCCGAGCCGAGCACCACGTCCGCGTCGATCACCGCATACGGCCCGACCTGCACCGTGGCATCGAGCTCGGCGCGCGGGTGGATGATGGCAGTGGCGTGGATCATGTCAGGCGTAGAAATATCCCAGCTCGCGCAGCGAGGTGTAGTCCTTCGTCCGCTCCGTCGTCCCGCGGCCGATGATGACGTGGTCGAGCACTTCGATCTTGAGCAACTGCCCCGCGCGGATGAGGTCGCGTGTGACCTTGATGTCCGCCTCGCTCGGCATCGGGTCGCCGCTCGGATGGTTGTGCACGAGCACGATGGAGGCCGCGTTGGCCGCGATCGCCGGGCGAAAGACCTCGCGCGCGTGAACCAGCAGCGTGTCGAGCGTGCCGTGCGCGAGCGGGACGCTCTTGATGAACCGCCGGCGGGTGTTCAGCAGCACCACGCAAAACCGCTCCACGTTTGTCTCCCGGAATTCCTCGCGTATCGCCGACGCGATGCGGTCCGGCGTGTCCATCAACGGCGCCTCCTTGTTGCGCTCCTCGGCCAGCCTGCGCGCGAGTGTGAACGCGGCCTTCAGCGTCACCGCTTTGTCGCGGCCCACGCCGGGCACGTCCTGCAACTCATCGAGCGACGCCCGGCAGAGCGCATCGACCGAGCCGCCATGCCTTCCGAGCAACTCGTTCCCGACTTCGATGGCGGATTTCCCCTTCAATCCCGTGCGCAGAAGGATGGCGACCAACTCGGCGCTGGTGAGCGCGTCAGCCCCTCGGGCCACAAGCCGTTCGCGCGGACGCTCGGCGGCGGGCATGTCCTTGATGCGGCCGGTCATGACTGCGCGGGTTCCGGTTTGCCGCCCACGTGCGCGGCGCCGTTGCGGTCCAGCTCCGGCGTCCCGTGGTCGTCGTCGTGGACGAGGAATCGCTCGAACTCAAACATCACGTGCGGGGGAATCCGCGCGGTGAGGCGGGCCGTCGGCCCTTCGAAATTGCTGCTCACCACCTGGCCGAGGGCGTGCACGCGCGCGATCACCGCCGGGTTCGCGTGCGGAACGGAAAGTTGCACGAGGCGGCGCACCGGGCGCAGGCGCGTGCCGAGTTCGGCGAGCAGCGCGGAAAATCCGTCGCGCGTTCGAGCGGACAG
It encodes the following:
- the lpxA gene encoding acyl-ACP--UDP-N-acetylglucosamine O-acyltransferase — encoded protein: MIHATAIIHPRAELDATVQVGPYAVIDADVVLGSGCVVGPHAHLTGKLRAGAGNRFHAGCVIGDEPQDLKYTGAPTGLRIGDHNVFREHVTVHRSNKLDEDTVIGSHNFLMANSHVGHNAQLGNHIILANGALLGGHATVQDRVFISGNCAVHQFVRIGALALMQGCAAASQDLPPFCMVREVNVLCGLNSVGLRRAGYTTEQRMELKRLYHALFRSGKNLRAAVAEARNSFTGEAATIMLDFVAASKRGVCADSGRGGNDDE
- a CDS encoding JAB domain-containing protein, whose amino-acid sequence is MTGRIKDMPAAERPRERLVARGADALTSAELVAILLRTGLKGKSAIEVGNELLGRHGGSVDALCRASLDELQDVPGVGRDKAVTLKAAFTLARRLAEERNKEAPLMDTPDRIASAIREEFRETNVERFCVVLLNTRRRFIKSVPLAHGTLDTLLVHAREVFRPAIAANAASIVLVHNHPSGDPMPSEADIKVTRDLIRAGQLLKIEVLDHVIIGRGTTERTKDYTSLRELGYFYA